A single window of Paenibacillus sp. SYP-B4298 DNA harbors:
- a CDS encoding M20 metallopeptidase family protein — protein MSIQPQYILTKAAEWKERMVSWRRDFHRHPEIGYEEVRTAAIVEAHLRACGLEVQTGLGGTGVVALLRGKQPGPTIGLRADMDALPIQDAKRVDYCSTIPGKAHLCGHDAHTSMLMGAAGLLAELGRPERGNIKFVFQPAEEGLAGAKAMIEDGLLEQEPRIEAMAGLHVFPALPTGRLAVTDGIAFASADGFELVITGKGGHAARPHETIDAITVSAQVITALQHIASRLIDPLETVVVTIGKIEGGYMGTAIAPEVRMKGTVRTLSPVVREQVPKLLHQVIGGVVQSFGAGYELNFGMGYPPVHNDGQMVRFFTEASEQLLGERRWEHVKPSTGGEDFAFYAEQVPGVFFRLGASNGQRETMFPLHHPQFDLDEEAMVLGASLLVHLGLSYLEHPVYPTKQ, from the coding sequence GAGGCGGGACTTTCACCGTCACCCAGAGATCGGCTATGAGGAGGTGCGCACGGCTGCAATTGTCGAGGCGCATCTTCGAGCCTGCGGCCTGGAGGTGCAGACAGGACTCGGCGGCACAGGTGTCGTAGCGCTACTGCGCGGCAAGCAGCCAGGACCTACGATCGGCCTGCGAGCCGACATGGACGCGCTCCCGATTCAAGATGCCAAGCGTGTAGACTATTGCTCGACGATTCCCGGCAAAGCGCATCTGTGCGGCCATGATGCGCATACGAGTATGCTGATGGGTGCAGCGGGGCTTCTGGCAGAGCTGGGAAGACCAGAGCGCGGCAATATCAAGTTCGTATTTCAGCCGGCAGAGGAGGGACTTGCCGGGGCCAAGGCGATGATCGAGGATGGTCTGTTGGAGCAGGAGCCGCGCATCGAGGCGATGGCGGGATTGCATGTATTCCCGGCTTTGCCAACCGGGCGGCTTGCGGTAACAGATGGCATCGCCTTCGCTTCGGCAGATGGCTTCGAGCTGGTGATTACGGGCAAGGGCGGCCATGCGGCACGCCCGCATGAGACGATCGATGCCATTACAGTGTCGGCGCAGGTCATTACAGCGTTGCAGCATATAGCGAGCCGTCTGATTGATCCGCTGGAGACTGTCGTGGTGACGATCGGCAAGATCGAGGGCGGCTATATGGGTACCGCGATCGCGCCTGAGGTGCGGATGAAGGGCACGGTACGGACATTGTCTCCTGTCGTCAGAGAGCAGGTGCCCAAGCTGCTGCATCAAGTGATCGGTGGCGTCGTGCAGTCGTTCGGCGCAGGCTATGAGCTGAACTTCGGGATGGGCTACCCGCCTGTGCATAATGATGGGCAGATGGTGCGCTTCTTCACAGAGGCGAGTGAACAGCTACTGGGAGAAAGGCGCTGGGAGCATGTGAAGCCGTCAACAGGCGGAGAGGATTTTGCTTTTTATGCGGAGCAGGTGCCGGGTGTCTTCTTCCGGCTGGGAGCCAGTAATGGACAGCGCGAGACGATGTTTCCGCTGCACCATCCTCAGTTCGACCTGGATGAGGAAGCGATGGTGCTGGGGGCGTCACTGTTGGTTCACTTGGGCTTGTCTTATCTGGAACACCCTGTATACCCTACTAAACAATAA